The genomic DNA GGTTTACAAAATATCAACAAGAATACAAACAATAAAAAAGGAATTTAAGGCGGTATCTAAAATGTAGGCGATTGTTGAGTATAAAACACGATCATAACTGCAGTAACTGCGAACTACCTTGAAGTTGATAATATACGTAACGCAAAAAGTAATATATCTAAAGTAATCTAAGTAGATCTAAAGTAatgttaatgtttaaaaaaatgaatatcATAGCCATAAAAATACGAAGAATAATAAGTATTACAAACGCAAACGGATATAAGTACACTATAGTATAATTAAGAGTCCATAAGTAGTGGGCATACTCGCTTAACACTACGTTTGTATGTTCCGCTCACAGTTTTTACGGTCACAACTCGTATAACGTTATCATCACCGGGATGGAGTTCGATAATACGTCCCAAGTGCCATTGCATTGGTGGAACGTTGTCTTCCTTCAAGATTACAAGGTCCCCAATCCTTGGCTGCTGCGATGATGATGTTCGCCATTTGCTACGTATACTGAGTTGGTTTACATATTCCTTATGCCATCTCGCCCAAAAATGCTGCTTCACCCTTTGGATGTGTTGCCATGTTGACAACTTATTAGAGGATACATGCTGTAAATCATGCTCAGGTATGCTCTTTAGCGAATCACCTATTAGGAAGTGTGCAGGGGTGAGGGCAGATGTGTCGTTTGGATCTGAAGACATAGGAGTTAGCGGTCGGGAATTTAATATCGCctcaatttcaattatataggtaTTTAATTGTTCATATGTGAACAATTGATCACCAACAGTTCGAATCAAATGATGCTTAAAGGACTTGACTAAGGCTTCCCACAGGCCACCGAAGTGGGGTGATCGCGGGGGGGAAAAATGCCACGTGACACCTTCGTTTGTCAAATATTGTGTCACCCTATGaacaaatgtttcattttttaagaaatcaagaAGATTCTTTAACTCATTGTTCGCGCCCACAAAATTAGTAGCATTGTCAGAATAAATATGACGTGATTTACCACGTCGAGAGAAAAAACGTTTCAGACAGCCTATAAACGATTCCGTGGTCAGATCACTGACCAATTCCATGTGTGCTGCCTTTGTTGCAAAGCATACGAATACGCAAACATATACCTTTATCTTTCCgcgatttcgaaatttcttttccttGACAAATAAGGGTCCACAATAATCTACACCCGAAATTTCAAATGGCCTGCTTTGTTGTacgcgattttttggcaaaTTTCCCATAATATAGTTCATGTCCGAAGGGCGAGCCCTCTGACATCTAATACACTTCCGGATTATATGACGTGTAAAATTTTTTCCATCGATGATCCAATACCTTTGTCGGACTACATTTAATGTGGATTGCACACCGCTAtgataatttttaatatgatGCTCGCGAATGATTAATTTGGTAACATGGTGTGTTCGCGGTAGCAAAATCGGATGTTTTTGATTGTAATCTAAAAGCGAATGATGCAATCTTCCGCCTACACGAAGAATCCCTTGCTCATCCAAAAAAGGATTTAAATTAAGAATTTTGCTGCGTTTGTCAAGTGTCTTGCCCGAGTTCAACGCATCTATTTCTCTCTTAAAATGTTCGTGCTGTAACGTCTTTATTATTTGATCGTGTGCATGATTTAATTCTTCAACATTAATCTTGCCATGTCGAATGTACTTTTTGGAAGCATTATTATAAAATCTATAACAATAAGCTATAACTCGCTTTAGCATTACAAAGGACGAAAATCGAAGAAATAGTTCGTTATTGCAATTTATCGTTAATGCAGTAATTGTCCGTAATTCGGGTACCTTCGCTGAAGGCATTGGTGACAATGGCCATGCGTCCTCTGATTGATGTAACCATGAAGGACCTTGAATCCATAATTCATTGTTTAGAAATTCTATTGGATTTTGACCACGCGAAATAGCATCTGCTGGATTTTGTTGCGAAGGTACATGTCGCCAGTCATTCGATTGTGTAACGGCTTGTATCTTTGACACACGATTGGCTACGAAAGTTTTTAAAGTGTTCGACGATGTATTGATCCAACATAAGACAATTGTCGAATCCGTCCAGAGCCTTGTGTAATTAAATTGTATGCTGAGCGCCCTTTTTACATTTACGTATAATTTTGATAACAATACTGCAGCGCACAATTCTAATCTTGGAATTGTAGTTGAGTTCAAGGGAGCCACGCGCGATTTGGATGCTATTAAACGGGCGGTGGTACTACCATCTGCTTGTCGAGAACGGATATATATGCAGGCACCGTAAGCCTTTTCGCTGGCATCGCAAAATCCGTGAAGTTGGATTTCCGATGCCGCTGTTGCAATAATTTTTCGTGGCATTTTAAATTGTGATAGGCACGACAATTGCTGTTTGTAATCTTCCCAATCTGAGTATATATGTTGTGGAACAGATTCATCCCAATCTAGTTTAGCCTTCCATAAATCCTGCATGATCATTTTGGCTTTAACAATGACAGGCCCTAATAAACCTAGTGGGTCAAATAATTGCGCTGTACTTGACAAAATTGTTCTTTTTGTAATACGAGAGTTGCTAGTATTCATGTTTGTCGAATATGTAATAACGTCGGTAGATGAGTTCCAAAGCACACCGAGCGTCTTGACAATTGAATTAGAATTTATTTCGTGTGTGTCCTTTAAAGATTTGTCCACTAAATCCTTAAGTAAGGACGTCTCGTTCGAGGCCCATTGTCTTAAATGAAATTTAGCTTTGCTTGTAAGTTTTATCAATTCGTCTCGTAATTTGACAGCTTCTTCATAGGTAGACGCTCCGGTTAATAGATCGTCTACATAAAAGTCATTGACAATGGATTTAGATGCTAATGGATAAGGCCTTCCCTCATCTTGCACTAATTGCTGCAGAGCGCGTATCGCGAGGAACGATGCTGATGCTGTACCATACGTAACAGTGTCAAGTCTAAAAGTTTTTATTTGTTCGTTTATATTTTCACGCCACAGGATCTTTTGATAAGCTGCATCATCCTGATGCATGAGTACTTGCCGATACATTTTCTCAATATCAGCGGTCAAGACATAATTATGTAAACGAAAGCGTACTAGAAGAGAGAATAGATCATCCTGTATTGTAGGCCCTACTAATAAAACATCATTTAAAGAGAACCCATTCGAAGTGATGGCAGAAGCGTCAAAAACTACCCTAAGTTTTGTAGTTAGACTAGATTGTTTGAATACAGGGTGGTGAGGCAAATAATAACCGTCTTTCCTGCAATCATTTTTGGAAATATCAGTCATATGGCCTAAGACTCGATATTCCTGTATGAACTTTGAATACTCTTGCTTTAAAGCAGTATTTTGAATCAGACGTTTTTCTAAATTGTAAAATCTCTTCAAGGCTATTTCATAAGAAGTTCCTAGGTTCGATTTGTTTGGTGCAAACGGTAAACGTACGATGTAACGTCCTGAAGAATTGCGACTTGTATGTTCTCGGAAATGAGATTCACATAATTCTTCCTCTTTAGAAGCAATTTTTTCTGTAGGATACTCCTCAAGTTCCCAGAATTTCGCGATTTGGTCATCTATAGATGAAGTAGATAAATGGCATTTTATCGAATTCAAAGCGGGCTTGTTGGAAGGAATTGTTCCAGACAAAATCCACCCCATAACAGTTTTTTGTAAAACAAGCGattttttgaataaataaatttgaccAACAGACAgcaattgataaaataattcaGCGCCTAATAATGCATCTATTTTCGATGGTTTATGATATTCCGGATCAGCTAGCTGAATATTCTTCGGAATATTTACAATAGAACGGTTGATTTGTTGCGTAGGCAAATAGCATGCAATTTGTGGAATTGTGTAAAATCTTATTTGTGCCTTATAATTAGACGTTTTGGATGCGATAGTAGTTCGTACGGTATGTTTAATACGCGATTCCACTTGATTTATGCCAAATACTGGCACATCAATGCTCGTTTTAGGTAACTTTAATTTATTTGCTAATTCCTCGGTTATAAAATTTACTTGTGATCCTGAGTCTAATAAAATTCTGCAATCATGTTGAACATTTTGATTGTCCAGTATAAAGGCGCGTGTCGTAGAAAGCAAAACTTCGGATGGAATAGAAGCAGTTAGTGACGTATGCGATTGCTCGGCTGGAGCTGCGCACGAATTAGATGCTAAACTATTATTAACATCTTCGGTGCGATGTAATAGGGTATGATGTTTGCGCTGACATTTCTTACAAGTGCCACAATAACATTTGCTGCACGAATGCCCCGCCTTTAAACAATTAATGCATAATTTGGCGTTCTTTGCAACGTTAAAGCGATCGTTTATTGATAAACTTAAAAAGCGTTCACAGTTTTGAATGTTATGCGATTTGCTGCAAAGTTGACATTTAACGATTTTTTCTTGCGTTGAAACATAAGATTGATGTCCCGACCTAGAACTGCGCTCCTGGTTTAAGACTTTATTGCTTGCCCTAGCAGGTAGCTGTGCCCTACCTGTTTCGTGTGGGTTTTCCAAATGCACAACGGCATCGTCACGAGAAAATTTCAAAAGGAAATTTAATAAATCGTCAAGCTCCGGAAGATCCTGATCATTCAAAGAGCGATCCCATTCACGGCGAGTCGTCTTATCTAATTTTGAAGTGATTATGTAAGTCAGTATTTCGTTCCAACTATGAACTGGTACCGAAATAGCCTTTAGAGCATTTACATGTTTTTCCGTTGCGGTAATTAACGAGCGTAATGCTACCGGATCATCATGCGTAAGGCTTGgcaattcaaataatgatttTAAATGAGCCTGTATGATTCTTCGTGGTTGAGTACACCGTTTTACTAATATAGACCATGCTACCAAATAATTTTCCTTGGAGGCGCTTAGCGTATCGATAACACTTGCTATTTCTCCATGCAAGGAGTGCttcaaataatgaaatttttgcaCGTATAATAAGTCTTCGTTTTCATGGACCATCGATAGAAAAGAGTCATGAAAACTTTGCCATTCGAGAAGATTGCCATCAAATGTCGGTAATTTAATTTTCGGTAAAATTCCATTACCCTTTACGTTATCGTTTGCATTATTTCGCCTTGTGTCAGACTTTTCCGAAGGCGCtgcatttttagaattttgtaatttatccaATGATTCCGCACAAGCATAATACGAGTCTTCAAATTCGATAATATGGCTTTGGTAATCGCCTGATTCGTCAAGGGCTTCGAGTTCGATAATTATACTATGAAAGTTATCGTAAAGTTCAGTTATTTTAGACTTTCGTA from Halictus rubicundus isolate RS-2024b unplaced genomic scaffold, iyHalRubi1_principal scaffold1266, whole genome shotgun sequence includes the following:
- the LOC143365057 gene encoding uncharacterized protein LOC143365057, whose protein sequence is WCIDIALIGKELPWKRSCFNLYTTGEEGIEETQLPNNNWQIGKVLLIGNQPTTQSTPRHSLKQRTLLWKKVQLLFNTISSDILYEAAIAFYTTCEGFLDSISIFFNIAEIMSEQMKTLKRQCASIKAQLTRIKNSLTSSLEISALNVRKSKITELYDNFHSIIIELEALDESGDYQSHIIEFEDSYYACAESLDKLQNSKNAAPSEKSDTRRNNANDNVKGNGILPKIKLPTFDGNLLEWQSFHDSFLSMVHENEDLLYVQKFHYLKHSLHGEIASVIDTLSASKENYLVAWSILVKRCTQPRRIIQAHLKSLFELPSLTHDDPVALRSLITATEKHVNALKAISVPVHSWNEILTYIITSKLDKTTRREWDRSLNDQDLPELDDLLNFLLKFSRDDAVVHLENPHETGRAQLPARASNKVLNQERSSRSGHQSYVSTQEKIVKCQLCSKSHNIQNCERFLSLSINDRFNVAKNAKLCINCLKAGHSCSKCYCGTCKKCQRKHHTLLHRTEDVNNSLASNSCAAPAEQSHTSLTASIPSEVLLSTTRAFILDNQNVQHDCRILLDSGSQVNFITEELANKLKLPKTSIDVPVFGINQVESRIKHTVRTTIASKTSNYKAQIRFYTIPQIACYLPTQQINRSIVNIPKNIQLADPEYHKPSKIDALLGAELFYQLLSVGQIYLFKKSLVLQKTVMGWILSGTIPSNKPALNSIKCHLSTSSIDDQIAKFWELEEYPTEKIASKEEELCESHFREHTSRNSSGRYIVRLPFAPNKSNLGTSYEIALKRFYNLEKRLIQNTALKQEYSKFIQEYRVLGHMTDISKNDCRKDGYYLPHHPVFKQSSLTTKLRVVFDASAITSNGFSLNDVLLVGPTIQDDLFSLLVRFRLHNYVLTADIEKMYRQVLMHQDDAAYQKILWRENINEQIKTFRLDTVTYGTASASFLAIRALQQLVQDEGRPYPLASKSIVNDFYVDDLLTGASTYEEAVKLRDELIKLTSKAKFHLRQWASNETSLLKDLVDKSLKDTHEINSNSIVKTLGVLWNSSTDVITYSTNMNTSNSRITKRTILSSTAQLFDPLGLLGPVIVKAKMIMQDLWKAKLDWDESVPQHIYSDWEDYKQQLSCLSQFKMPRKIIATAASEIQLHGFCDASEKAYGACIYIRSRQADGSTTARLIASKSRVAPLNSTTIPRLELCAAVLLSKLYVNVKRALSIQFNYTRLWTDSTIVLCWINTSSNTLKTFVANRVSKIQAVTQSNDWRHVPSQQNPADAISRGQNPIEFLNNELWIQGPSWLHQSEDAWPLSPMPSAKVPELRTITALTINCNNELFLRFSSFVMLKRVIAYCYRFYNNASKKYIRHGKINVEELNHAHDQIIKTLQHEHFKREIDALNSGKTLDKRSKILNLNPFLDEQGILRVGGRLHHSLLDYNQKHPILLPRTHHVTKLIIREHHIKNYHSGVQSTLNVVRQRYWIIDGKNFTRHIIRKCIRCQRARPSDMNYIMGNLPKNRVQQSRPFEISGVDYCGPLFVKEKKFRNRGKIKVYVCVFVCFATKAAHMELVSDLTTESFIGCLKRFFSRRGKSRHIYSDNATNFVGANNELKNLLDFLKNETFVHRVTQYLTNEGVTWHFSPPRSPHFGGLWEALVKSFKHHLIRTVGDQLFTYEQLNTYIIEIEAILNSRPLTPMSSDPNDTSALTPAHFLIGDSLKSIPEHDLQHVSSNKLSTWQHIQRVKQHFWARWHKEYVNQLSIRSKWRTSSSQQPRIGDLVILKEDNVPPMQWHLGRIIELHPGDDNVIRVVTVKTVSGTYKRSVKR